The proteins below come from a single Acaryochloris sp. CCMEE 5410 genomic window:
- a CDS encoding DUF4157 domain-containing protein gives MRTHALRSKKLTSPLLPPRKEVTKSHSVGVPPVQAKSKEEGLAEWEAQRQKWERIGSPWMDKVPNPSGELAQPWIQRKLTLGKPNDKYEQEADRVASQVVQQINAPVSAQPFPQSEVQRQTEFDKFYQAKRGTIGPRILSLPPGLQRKGMPNEEDLQTKSTYPQRGVITEGEALTNLESAINKVRGRGQPLDVGLQQTMGQAMGADFSGVRVHTDAQSNQLNQSLQAKAFTTGQDVFFRQGAYTPEKRSGQELIAHELTHVVQQNGPCIQRSKKQVTSPALTDSSSSEVNLNESNHVVQRGLLEKHLGNANPRKHIPEAIGGYTPQQNQRNTTRAALRVIGLQDNVVETLIDIHLTRNPPLGYGHADMLTLGQGISNLGGTNVLAQRVVNIINTMGAPVLPVADLVLLISLHAARNDLDIANLATALLANPAWGAVRLRDLAQLPQNLAVPDIVTLAPLNLTPAGIGNLLAGPQNLTVPDIVTLAPLTRTLADIGTLLAGNVVGVPAPTVAEIVQLEGTSNADIGQLAGLGQVNAVAQIIQLKGALARGGARPLADLVNLGTNLPNLTVNELDALAVAPAVNNLGEYLVQDGIQQNRTADNVINESHTNANTGQRQAVANHDALRSVIRERWVAGGDATAIMATILEGSLYWPAGSGPEPSENYEIRLGSTFASWIRGGNENLNKPTANAVSTMNCWEGVLFAAYLAGKLTYLQLTNIHIQVATAANLIDPGGAGFAAFQAWDAGGRVGPIPLAAYTAWTNAQNAYYDGLAQFLNAHNSNPWDPTAMPLTGVPRGHIMFFTDEAAPTNGDKLEHVAISLGRGVGGNAEIMSHWNQPGNSFQYLTINQLFVGGYHPDVYTAPCPW, from the coding sequence ATGCGTACTCATGCCTTGCGTTCTAAAAAGCTAACTTCGCCATTATTACCCCCTAGGAAAGAGGTCACTAAATCTCATTCAGTTGGGGTTCCACCAGTACAAGCGAAATCTAAGGAGGAGGGGTTAGCAGAATGGGAAGCGCAACGGCAAAAATGGGAACGCATAGGATCCCCCTGGATGGATAAGGTTCCTAATCCATCTGGTGAGCTAGCCCAACCCTGGATTCAGAGAAAGCTGACACTTGGTAAGCCCAATGATAAGTACGAACAAGAAGCTGATCGGGTTGCCTCCCAGGTGGTCCAACAAATCAATGCTCCCGTTTCAGCTCAGCCATTTCCACAGTCTGAAGTTCAACGTCAGACAGAATTCGATAAATTTTACCAGGCCAAAAGGGGGACCATTGGCCCAAGGATATTATCCTTACCCCCTGGGTTACAACGCAAAGGGATGCCAAATGAAGAGGACCTGCAGACAAAGTCAACTTATCCACAACGCGGAGTTATCACTGAGGGAGAAGCTTTAACAAACCTTGAATCAGCTATCAATAAGGTTAGGGGCAGGGGACAGCCTTTAGACGTGGGGTTGCAACAGACGATGGGGCAGGCCATGGGGGCTGATTTTAGTGGGGTGCGGGTGCATACAGATGCCCAGTCAAACCAGTTGAATCAATCGTTGCAGGCAAAAGCGTTTACGACGGGGCAAGATGTGTTTTTCCGGCAAGGGGCTTATACTCCAGAAAAGCGGAGTGGACAGGAGTTAATTGCCCATGAGTTAACCCATGTGGTGCAACAGAATGGTCCATGCATTCAGCGAAGCAAAAAACAAGTTACCTCTCCTGCCTTGACAGACTCTTCGTCATCTGAAGTCAACCTAAACGAAAGTAATCATGTCGTACAGCGTGGTTTGCTCGAGAAGCACTTGGGTAACGCGAACCCTAGAAAGCATATACCAGAAGCTATTGGCGGTTACACACCACAACAGAATCAAAGAAATACAACACGAGCTGCTCTAAGGGTAATTGGTTTACAAGACAATGTGGTTGAAACACTGATCGATATTCATCTAACCCGCAATCCACCATTAGGGTATGGCCATGCCGATATGCTGACATTAGGGCAAGGAATTAGCAACCTAGGCGGTACAAATGTCCTGGCTCAGAGAGTTGTGAATATCATCAATACAATGGGAGCGCCGGTTTTACCAGTAGCCGATCTCGTGCTCTTGATAAGTTTACATGCAGCCCGAAATGATCTTGATATTGCTAACTTGGCGACGGCTTTACTGGCTAATCCAGCTTGGGGAGCAGTACGATTGAGGGATCTTGCACAGCTTCCTCAGAACTTAGCTGTACCGGATATTGTGACTCTAGCCCCCTTAAACCTAACTCCTGCAGGTATTGGAAATTTATTAGCCGGACCTCAGAACTTAACTGTACCGGATATTGTGACTCTAGCACCTTTAACCCGAACACTTGCAGACATTGGGACTTTATTAGCCGGAAATGTTGTAGGAGTACCGGCTCCAACCGTAGCGGAGATTGTGCAGCTAGAGGGCACTTCAAATGCTGATATCGGTCAATTAGCGGGTCTTGGGCAAGTTAATGCAGTTGCCCAAATTATTCAGTTAAAGGGTGCATTGGCACGAGGAGGAGCTAGACCACTAGCAGATCTCGTAAACCTTGGCACAAATCTACCTAACTTAACGGTCAATGAGCTAGATGCATTAGCTGTTGCTCCTGCCGTAAATAATCTTGGCGAATATCTTGTTCAGGATGGAATTCAGCAAAACAGAACAGCTGATAACGTAATTAATGAATCGCATACTAACGCTAACACTGGACAGAGGCAAGCGGTTGCGAATCATGATGCCCTACGGTCAGTCATTCGTGAAAGATGGGTGGCAGGTGGAGACGCAACAGCCATTATGGCAACTATATTAGAAGGATCTTTGTATTGGCCTGCTGGCTCGGGACCAGAGCCTTCAGAAAATTATGAAATTCGCCTTGGCTCTACCTTTGCAAGCTGGATTCGGGGTGGAAATGAGAACCTAAACAAACCAACGGCTAATGCCGTTTCAACGATGAATTGCTGGGAAGGCGTACTTTTTGCAGCATACCTTGCAGGAAAGCTAACCTATCTTCAGCTAACCAATATACATATCCAAGTTGCTACAGCTGCAAATCTAATCGATCCAGGTGGCGCAGGGTTTGCAGCTTTTCAAGCGTGGGATGCTGGTGGTCGAGTCGGTCCAATACCTTTAGCGGCTTATACTGCGTGGACAAACGCACAGAATGCTTACTATGATGGGCTAGCTCAATTCCTTAATGCCCATAATTCAAACCCTTGGGATCCAACCGCTATGCCACTGACAGGCGTTCCAAGAGGACATATTATGTTTTTCACTGATGAAGCAGCTCCAACTAATGGAGACAAACTTGAGCATGTTGCTATATCGCTAGGCAGGGGAGTGGGAGGCAATGCGGAAATCATGAGTCATTGGAATCAACCAGGCAATAGTTTCCAATATTTGACGATAAATCAACTATTTGTAGGCGGCTATCACCCGGATGTATATACTGCACCATGTCCGTGGTAA
- a CDS encoding ATP-binding protein — MQQGDAAWQEANWLYFTQALLRVKQALRHQGKQLESQDPAPEPIDPLPPSELSPPSYLEQISKAFGLSPFARDVLLLCVGMELDRGWESICALAHGNPNRPFPTLGLALTCFAGSDWIGLQSFRILQEWHLIEVGAGTALSTRPLSLDPHLLQVLLGDSEVDPRLKPLTLPFPYPTELVSSHQAIVDQIVQLWWRAFQLQQSFPIIQLCGPDVVSQQGVTLAACEQMGMWPFGLAAETLPVDQSGLQLIQKLLEREWLLHHRVIVLHCDGLDDSLKDRDRALAGFIDRLDFPLILLSRVRRPQHLRQIVTHEIGAPNPQEQQQVWEQSLGELTTQLNGQVEALVSHFNLSASKIREISHQFRLQSLADKTTEKIKEPQSPTVLLWQSCRQQARPRLDELAQRIESNSTWEDLVLPEKEQQVLKDIAVHVRQRRQVYEQWGFQSKSQRGLGIAALFAGASGTGKTLAAEVLANTLQLDVYRIDLSSVVSKYIGETEKNLRRVFDAAEGGGVILLFDEADALFGKRSEVKDSHDRHANIEVSYLLQRMEAYRGLAILTTNLKGSLDQAFLRRIRFIVQFPFPDAKQRAEIWQHIFPQQAPTQGLDVKKLAKLSVSGGNIRNIALNAAFLAADDEQPVGMQHLLQAARSEYVKLERPLTDAEVKGWV, encoded by the coding sequence ATGCAACAGGGGGATGCCGCATGGCAAGAGGCAAATTGGCTTTACTTCACCCAAGCTTTGCTACGGGTGAAGCAGGCCCTACGCCATCAAGGAAAGCAACTGGAATCCCAGGACCCAGCTCCTGAACCTATTGATCCATTACCCCCATCGGAACTATCTCCCCCTTCCTATTTAGAGCAAATCAGTAAAGCTTTTGGCCTATCGCCCTTTGCTCGGGATGTGCTACTGCTTTGTGTAGGCATGGAACTCGATCGAGGCTGGGAATCCATTTGTGCTCTGGCTCACGGGAATCCGAATCGTCCCTTTCCCACCCTAGGGTTAGCCCTAACTTGTTTTGCTGGATCAGATTGGATCGGGCTACAGTCCTTTCGGATCTTGCAGGAGTGGCACTTAATTGAGGTAGGAGCTGGTACGGCTTTATCCACTCGGCCCCTAAGCCTTGATCCCCATTTGTTGCAGGTCCTGTTGGGGGATAGTGAAGTTGATCCGAGATTAAAGCCTTTGACCTTGCCCTTTCCCTACCCCACGGAGTTGGTTTCTTCGCACCAAGCGATTGTGGACCAGATAGTGCAGCTTTGGTGGCGAGCCTTTCAACTGCAACAGTCATTTCCCATCATCCAGCTTTGCGGACCTGATGTAGTCAGCCAGCAAGGAGTAACCCTGGCTGCTTGTGAGCAAATGGGGATGTGGCCGTTTGGGCTGGCGGCAGAAACGTTACCTGTTGATCAATCTGGCTTGCAGCTTATTCAAAAATTACTCGAACGAGAATGGCTGTTGCATCATCGAGTGATCGTCCTGCACTGTGATGGCTTGGACGACTCTTTGAAAGATCGAGATCGGGCATTAGCGGGTTTCATCGATCGTTTGGATTTCCCCCTTATTCTCTTGAGCAGAGTCCGTCGTCCCCAGCATCTGAGACAGATAGTCACCCATGAGATCGGAGCACCCAATCCCCAGGAGCAGCAACAAGTTTGGGAACAGTCCTTGGGGGAATTGACAACCCAACTGAATGGGCAAGTCGAGGCATTGGTGTCCCACTTTAACCTCAGCGCCAGCAAAATTCGGGAGATTAGTCACCAATTCCGGCTGCAATCCCTAGCCGATAAAACCACGGAAAAAATCAAGGAACCCCAGTCGCCAACGGTTCTCTTGTGGCAATCCTGCCGCCAACAGGCCCGCCCCCGCCTGGACGAGCTGGCCCAACGCATTGAGTCGAATAGTACCTGGGAAGATTTGGTCCTGCCTGAAAAGGAGCAACAGGTACTAAAAGATATCGCCGTCCATGTTCGGCAGCGGCGACAGGTGTATGAGCAGTGGGGCTTTCAAAGTAAAAGTCAGCGGGGGCTTGGCATTGCGGCTCTGTTTGCCGGAGCAAGCGGTACAGGTAAGACCCTGGCAGCGGAGGTATTGGCTAATACCTTGCAACTCGATGTGTACCGCATCGATCTCAGTTCGGTGGTGAGTAAGTATATTGGCGAGACAGAGAAAAATTTGCGGCGAGTGTTTGATGCGGCAGAAGGGGGAGGCGTGATCCTGTTGTTTGATGAAGCCGACGCTCTCTTCGGTAAGCGATCAGAAGTGAAGGATAGTCATGATCGCCATGCCAATATTGAGGTGAGCTATCTGTTGCAGCGGATGGAGGCGTATCGGGGCTTAGCCATCTTAACCACAAACCTTAAAGGTTCTCTCGATCAAGCATTTCTGCGTCGCATTCGATTTATTGTTCAGTTCCCATTTCCAGATGCGAAGCAGCGGGCGGAAATTTGGCAGCATATTTTCCCGCAGCAAGCTCCTACCCAGGGGCTAGATGTAAAGAAGCTAGCGAAGCTGAGTGTGTCGGGGGGGAATATCCGCAATATTGCCTTGAATGCGGCGTTCTTGGCAGCGGACGATGAGCAGCCGGTAGGAATGCAACATTTATTGCAGGCGGCCCGCAGTGAATATGTCAAACTGGAGCGGCCACTGACGGATGCTGAGGTGAAAGGTTGGGTTTAG
- a CDS encoding DUF4255 domain-containing protein → MSNFLAIATVTAVLQRTLQAAIQEDVEGARVTTLRPADIGKGTPVSGVNIYLYQTSLNTAWNNTDHRGRHRHSDTAKRSRTALDLHYMISVYGNEVELEPQRLLGSVVRSLSDAQVVREEMIQETLSDSNYEYLAESDLWQQVEEINFKPMDMSLEDLSKVWSVFFQTPYALSMAYRSTVIMIEGQTPAQKALPVASRGLAVAPFSGQPLITEIASMTGKFEPIVADSTLLIRGKRLQGIHTGIRIGAVEVAPSQVSEGELLLPLVRLPTHSLRAGVQSLQVVHQSQTPTPNRPGAWRSARAALVAPNHQVGMVSNASPFLLRPTIIDLAVTITQGQEEELRSAAIQITTDVTIASLQQVTLILNERTVEHPAAYLFEASHRTTDTQSITVEVDDVKPGEYFVRIQIDGAESSLNIDPEVTSPTFGSFVGPTVQII, encoded by the coding sequence ATGAGTAACTTTCTTGCGATCGCAACCGTAACTGCGGTCCTCCAACGGACCTTGCAAGCGGCCATTCAAGAGGATGTAGAAGGAGCCAGGGTCACCACCCTGCGTCCCGCCGATATCGGTAAGGGTACACCGGTTTCTGGAGTCAATATTTACCTCTATCAAACCTCCCTAAATACAGCCTGGAACAATACCGATCATCGGGGTCGGCATCGTCATAGCGATACGGCCAAGCGATCGCGCACCGCCCTAGACTTGCACTATATGATTAGCGTCTATGGCAACGAAGTCGAGCTAGAACCCCAACGCTTATTAGGCAGCGTCGTCCGCTCCCTTAGCGATGCCCAGGTAGTGCGGGAGGAGATGATTCAAGAGACCCTTTCCGACTCTAATTACGAATACCTAGCTGAATCTGATCTATGGCAGCAGGTGGAAGAGATTAACTTTAAACCCATGGATATGTCCTTAGAAGATCTCTCCAAAGTCTGGTCGGTCTTCTTTCAGACCCCCTATGCCCTGTCGATGGCCTACCGCAGTACAGTGATCATGATCGAAGGCCAGACTCCAGCCCAAAAAGCCCTGCCTGTGGCCAGTCGAGGCTTAGCGGTTGCCCCCTTCTCTGGCCAGCCCCTGATCACGGAGATTGCGTCGATGACTGGTAAATTTGAGCCAATTGTGGCCGATTCTACCCTATTAATTCGGGGCAAACGGCTGCAAGGAATTCATACCGGTATCCGGATTGGGGCCGTGGAAGTTGCTCCTTCCCAGGTGAGTGAAGGGGAGCTGCTGCTGCCTCTGGTTCGCTTGCCCACCCATAGCCTCCGAGCTGGAGTCCAGAGTTTGCAAGTGGTCCATCAATCGCAAACCCCCACACCAAACCGGCCTGGAGCGTGGCGTTCTGCCAGAGCTGCCCTAGTAGCTCCAAACCATCAAGTCGGGATGGTCTCTAATGCTTCTCCCTTTTTGTTGCGACCCACCATCATTGACCTAGCCGTCACTATTACCCAAGGCCAAGAAGAAGAACTCCGGTCTGCTGCGATTCAAATCACAACGGACGTTACCATCGCTAGCCTGCAACAGGTCACTCTCATCTTGAATGAACGAACGGTTGAACATCCAGCCGCCTATTTATTTGAAGCGTCTCACCGAACGACTGATACTCAGTCCATCACAGTTGAAGTGGACGATGTAAAACCAGGAGAATATTTTGTCCGCATCCAAATTGACGGGGCAGAGAGCTCGTTAAACATCGACCCAGAAGTAACCAGCCCCACGTTTGGTAGCTTTGTGGGCCCTACAGTCCAGATCATTTGA